From the Desulfovibrio sp. JY genome, one window contains:
- a CDS encoding Rrf2 family transcriptional regulator, protein MQLTTRSRYGLRMLLDIALHGGERPVRIQDIAKRRNISVKYLEQLIRALKKAGFINSKRGPRGGHVLAVPPEEIRVGDVVRALESRPELTECVGNPETCLIAADCVTRQIWARATESLFRELDAIRISDMLDQAQKAEILGLPCC, encoded by the coding sequence ATGCAGCTCACCACGCGCAGCCGTTACGGCTTGCGCATGCTTCTTGATATCGCCCTGCACGGGGGCGAACGTCCGGTCCGCATCCAGGATATCGCCAAGCGCCGCAATATTTCCGTGAAGTATTTGGAGCAGTTGATCCGGGCGCTTAAAAAGGCCGGTTTCATCAACAGCAAGCGCGGCCCGCGCGGCGGCCACGTCCTGGCCGTACCCCCCGAGGAAATCCGGGTGGGCGATGTGGTCCGGGCCCTGGAAAGCCGACCCGAACTGACCGAGTGCGTGGGCAACCCCGAAACCTGCCTGATCGCGGCGGACTGCGTTACCCGCCAGATCTGGGCCAGGGCCACGGAAAGCCTTTTCCGCGAACTCGACGCCATACGGATTTCGGACATGCTGGATCAGGCCCAGAAAGCCGAAATCCTGGGCCTGCCCTGCTGCTGA
- a CDS encoding menaquinone biosynthesis protein translates to MPHEDNGPLRLGRIAYLNVWPLYEALVPAFPEGPDITYVPGHPSALNSALATGAIDAAPASAFAYLANPEAFTLLPDLCIRAATSPIQSVLLLSPVPLAELPGHLARTGDPVLLSGASASSNALLKVLWRFAWKFPEVRFETVPPGTGLATGKPFVEIGDLALRRYLEPPAGWHVTDLGQAWREYAGTPFVFALWIVREGLADKRLSGLRRMHERLLAINAALPRTLPELVGAPSRPDWIGPEALLAYLRVVNYDFDAAARASLIYFAEHCRELKLIPAVPGLRFAL, encoded by the coding sequence ATGCCGCACGAGGACAACGGCCCCCTGCGCCTTGGCCGCATCGCCTACCTGAACGTCTGGCCGCTCTACGAAGCGCTCGTTCCGGCCTTTCCCGAAGGCCCGGACATCACCTACGTGCCCGGACATCCGTCCGCGCTCAACAGCGCGCTGGCGACCGGGGCCATCGACGCTGCGCCGGCCTCGGCCTTCGCCTATCTGGCCAATCCCGAAGCCTTTACCCTGCTGCCGGACCTGTGCATCCGGGCGGCCACGAGCCCGATCCAAAGCGTGCTCCTGCTCTCGCCGGTTCCCCTGGCCGAGCTGCCCGGGCATCTGGCCCGCACCGGCGACCCGGTGCTGCTCTCCGGGGCCTCGGCCAGCTCCAACGCGCTGCTCAAGGTCCTGTGGCGCTTTGCCTGGAAATTTCCCGAGGTCCGTTTCGAGACCGTGCCGCCCGGGACCGGCCTCGCCACGGGAAAACCCTTTGTGGAAATCGGCGATCTGGCGCTTAGGCGCTATCTCGAGCCGCCGGCCGGCTGGCACGTGACGGACCTCGGCCAGGCCTGGCGCGAATACGCCGGCACGCCGTTCGTCTTTGCCTTGTGGATCGTGCGGGAGGGGTTGGCGGACAAGCGCCTGTCGGGACTTCGCCGGATGCATGAGCGGCTTTTGGCCATAAACGCCGCCCTGCCCCGGACCTTGCCGGAACTGGTGGGCGCGCCTTCACGGCCGGACTGGATCGGCCCCGAGGCCCTGCTCGCCTATTTGCGGGTGGTCAATTACGATTTCGATGCGGCGGCCCGGGCGAGCCTGATCTATTTCGCCGAGCACTGCCGCGAACTTAAGCTCATCCCGGCCGTGCCCGGACTGCGCTTCGCCCTGTAA
- a CDS encoding adenylate kinase — protein MPPASKRSAPQGARPRLDALPRKQALLCLGVEEFLVGQCGHAPRGATWIVGFSGGPDSAVLLAVLAALGPRLGARLEAAHLDHGLRPESAAEAAAARAFCAAWDVPFHERRVDVADLARTRGTGLEDAGRIARYAFFEELRRERPKAWTVLGHQRDDLAEDQILRLIRGTGWPGLGGMAALDPGRRILRPLLLTPRSDIEAFVTALSLPVLRDPSNDDPAYRRNRVRRDILPRITAENPRHGEAATRLWRQARIDEDFLEASLPVFPDPTALPMAALIGLHPALRLRLYRRALSACGPGQALAEALFALDAAVAKRTTGRVFQFPGDKTARVGRRTLTFHPKPTGPMTAGNRAEPLTGLVQEGSEADCEKSNMEAVPVNILIFGPNGSGKGTQGSLVKKKYNLAHIESGAIFREHIGGGTELGKKAKGFIDKGELVPDEITIPMILETLKAKGAGGWLLDGFPRNMVQAEKLWDALQKEGMKLDYVIEILLPREVAKNRIMGRRLCVNDNNHPNNIFIDAIKPNGDKCRVCGGDLKTRADDQDEAAIGKRHDIYYDTKTGTMAAAYFYKDLAAKGKTKYIELNGEGSIDSIKETLLAQLA, from the coding sequence ATGCCACCCGCCTCGAAACGGTCCGCGCCGCAGGGCGCGCGGCCGCGCCTCGACGCCCTCCCCCGCAAGCAGGCCCTGCTGTGCCTTGGTGTGGAGGAATTTCTCGTCGGGCAGTGCGGCCATGCGCCCCGGGGTGCGACCTGGATCGTCGGCTTTTCGGGCGGACCGGATTCCGCCGTCCTCCTCGCCGTCCTGGCGGCACTTGGCCCGCGCCTGGGCGCCCGCCTCGAAGCCGCCCATCTGGATCACGGCCTCCGTCCCGAATCCGCGGCCGAGGCCGCGGCCGCCAGGGCGTTTTGCGCCGCCTGGGACGTCCCCTTTCACGAGCGCCGCGTGGATGTGGCCGACCTGGCCCGCACGCGCGGCACCGGCCTGGAAGATGCCGGCCGCATCGCCCGCTACGCCTTCTTCGAGGAGCTGCGCCGGGAGCGCCCCAAGGCCTGGACGGTGCTCGGCCACCAGCGCGACGATCTGGCCGAGGACCAGATCCTGCGGCTGATCCGGGGCACGGGCTGGCCGGGGCTCGGCGGCATGGCCGCCCTCGATCCGGGGCGGCGCATCCTGCGCCCGCTCCTTTTGACCCCCCGAAGCGATATCGAGGCGTTCGTAACGGCCCTCTCCCTGCCCGTCCTCCGCGATCCATCCAATGACGACCCGGCCTACCGGCGAAACCGGGTACGCCGGGACATCCTGCCGCGCATCACCGCCGAGAACCCGCGCCATGGCGAGGCGGCGACCAGGCTGTGGCGGCAGGCCCGCATCGACGAGGACTTTCTCGAAGCCTCCCTGCCCGTTTTCCCGGACCCGACCGCGCTCCCCATGGCGGCGCTTATCGGACTCCACCCGGCCTTGCGGTTGCGCCTGTACCGCCGGGCGCTTTCCGCCTGCGGCCCGGGTCAGGCCCTGGCCGAGGCGCTTTTCGCCCTGGACGCGGCCGTCGCCAAGCGGACCACCGGACGGGTGTTCCAGTTTCCCGGTGACAAGACGGCCCGGGTCGGCCGCCGGACGCTCACGTTTCACCCCAAACCGACCGGGCCGATGACGGCGGGAAACCGGGCGGAGCCATTGACAGGGCTTGTCCAGGAGGGTAGTGAAGCCGATTGTGAAAAATCAAACATGGAGGCTGTCCCGGTGAATATCCTTATCTTCGGTCCCAACGGAAGCGGCAAGGGCACCCAGGGTTCCCTGGTGAAAAAGAAGTATAATCTGGCCCATATCGAGTCCGGGGCGATCTTCCGCGAACATATCGGCGGCGGCACCGAGCTCGGCAAGAAAGCCAAGGGCTTCATCGACAAGGGCGAGCTGGTCCCGGACGAGATCACCATCCCCATGATCCTCGAGACGCTCAAGGCCAAGGGCGCGGGCGGCTGGCTGCTCGACGGCTTCCCCCGCAACATGGTCCAGGCCGAGAAGCTCTGGGACGCCCTGCAAAAGGAAGGCATGAAGCTCGATTACGTCATCGAGATCCTGCTGCCCCGCGAAGTCGCCAAGAACCGCATCATGGGCCGTCGCCTGTGCGTCAACGACAACAATCATCCCAACAACATCTTCATCGACGCCATCAAGCCCAACGGCGACAAGTGCCGGGTGTGCGGCGGCGACCTCAAGACCCGCGCCGACGACCAGGACGAGGCCGCCATCGGCAAGCGCCACGACATCTACTACGACACCAAGACCGGCACCATGGCCGCCGCCTATTTCTACAAGGACCTGGCCGCCAAGGGTAAAACCAAATATATCGAACTCAACGGCGAAGGCTCCATCGACTCCATCAAGGAGACCCTGCTGGCCCAGCTCGCCTAG
- the hemA gene encoding glutamyl-tRNA reductase → MEQQIYLFGLNHKTAGVDVREAFALGDRPKLGELLVRGDARLREALVLSTCNRVEVVVADDPGRDVRPVVLEAWAEYCGQDAAALAPHLYEHQGLAAVEHLFCVASGLDSLVLGEPQILGQLKAAYRHAVSCNTAGVITNRLCHKSFSVAKKVRTATGIGASAVSISYAAVELAKRIFGEMAGKKAMLVGAGEMAELAALHLLNAGISEILVANRTYARAEELAARFKGRPVAFEEFVSRLPEVDIVISSTGAPHVILRARNMRGVLKARKHKPMFFIDIAVPRDIDPDVNSLDNVYLYDIDDLQEVVEENLAQRREEAARARDIIRLQVERFGEWLKSLDVKPTIVDLLQTGEDIARRELHKTLRRLGPDVSDETRRAIETLSLSISHKLLHEPIIFLKRRAREEKGDRFIDLTRRMYNLDREHTPDDAHADRKPPMGGEKAPNPDATDTSE, encoded by the coding sequence ATGGAGCAACAAATATACCTGTTCGGACTCAACCATAAGACCGCCGGCGTTGATGTCCGGGAAGCGTTCGCCCTGGGCGACCGCCCCAAACTCGGCGAACTTCTGGTGCGCGGCGACGCCCGCCTGCGCGAAGCCCTCGTGCTCTCCACCTGCAACCGGGTGGAGGTGGTCGTGGCCGACGACCCCGGCCGCGACGTGCGGCCCGTCGTGCTTGAGGCCTGGGCCGAGTACTGCGGCCAGGACGCCGCCGCCCTGGCCCCGCACCTCTACGAGCACCAGGGACTTGCCGCCGTGGAGCACCTTTTTTGCGTGGCCTCGGGCCTGGATTCCCTGGTCCTCGGCGAGCCGCAGATATTGGGACAGCTCAAGGCGGCCTACCGCCACGCCGTCAGTTGCAACACGGCGGGAGTCATCACCAATAGGCTGTGCCACAAGTCCTTTTCCGTGGCCAAAAAGGTGCGCACGGCCACAGGCATCGGCGCCAGCGCCGTTTCCATCAGCTACGCGGCGGTGGAACTGGCCAAGCGCATTTTCGGGGAAATGGCCGGCAAGAAGGCCATGCTCGTGGGCGCCGGCGAGATGGCGGAGCTGGCGGCCCTGCACCTCCTAAACGCCGGGATCTCGGAGATCCTGGTGGCCAACCGGACCTACGCCCGGGCCGAGGAGCTGGCGGCGCGGTTCAAGGGACGCCCGGTGGCCTTCGAGGAGTTCGTGTCGCGCCTGCCCGAGGTGGATATCGTCATCAGCTCCACCGGTGCGCCCCATGTCATTCTGCGCGCCAGGAACATGCGGGGCGTGCTCAAAGCCCGCAAGCACAAGCCGATGTTTTTTATCGACATCGCGGTGCCTCGCGATATAGACCCCGACGTCAACAGCCTGGACAACGTATATTTGTATGACATCGACGACCTCCAGGAAGTCGTGGAGGAAAACCTGGCCCAGCGTCGCGAGGAAGCGGCCCGGGCCCGGGACATCATCCGGCTGCAGGTGGAACGCTTCGGCGAATGGCTCAAGTCCCTGGACGTCAAGCCGACCATCGTGGACCTGCTGCAAACCGGGGAGGATATCGCCCGCCGGGAACTGCACAAGACCCTGCGACGCCTGGGTCCGGACGTTTCCGACGAGACCCGCCGGGCCATCGAGACCCTGTCCCTGTCCATCAGCCACAAGCTCCTGCACGAGCCCATCATCTTTCTCAAGCGCCGGGCCAGGGAGGAAAAGGGGGACAGGTTCATCGACCTCACCCGCCGCATGTACAACCTGGACCGCGAACACACGCCGGACGACGCCCACGCGGACCGGAAACCGCCTATGGGCGGGGAAAAGGCCCCCAACCCCGACGCGACGGATACAAGCGAGTAA
- the ccsA gene encoding cytochrome c biogenesis protein CcsA: MPALNVLFILVLSAYFLGATLHLLGVVSGRRPLRRAGEGLTVTGFVLHTVDLVVLLATEGGAALLLGEFYFSLLAWSLLLICLFLWWRLRLEMLGLLAAPLALFLFLSSQAVTAQRMPLPKALGGLFFGLHIGALFLAISLLAMACGAGLAYLYLEHKIKTKEKLSEFSKALPALSTCDTVNRWAVAAGFPLYTIGLLSGFIWAKITWNRIFSYDPKEIIAIGVWLLFAFLFHQRLFIGWRGRKTAKLAIWIFCLTLVSLLVINFFVPTHHSFARYIDGATNIPVRTQP, encoded by the coding sequence ATGCCGGCGCTTAACGTCCTTTTCATCCTGGTCCTTAGCGCCTACTTCCTCGGGGCCACCCTGCATCTGCTGGGTGTGGTTTCAGGCAGGCGGCCGCTTCGTCGCGCGGGCGAAGGCCTCACCGTGACCGGCTTTGTGCTGCACACCGTGGACCTTGTCGTGCTGCTGGCGACAGAAGGCGGCGCGGCCTTGCTCCTGGGCGAATTCTACTTCAGCCTGCTCGCCTGGAGCCTGCTGCTCATCTGCCTGTTTCTCTGGTGGCGGCTGCGCCTCGAGATGCTGGGACTTTTGGCCGCCCCGTTGGCCCTGTTTCTGTTCCTCTCCTCCCAGGCGGTCACGGCCCAGCGCATGCCGCTGCCCAAGGCCCTGGGGGGACTGTTCTTCGGGCTGCACATCGGGGCGCTGTTTCTGGCCATCAGCCTCCTCGCCATGGCCTGTGGCGCGGGGTTGGCCTACCTATACCTGGAGCACAAGATCAAGACCAAGGAAAAGCTCTCGGAGTTTTCCAAGGCCCTGCCCGCCCTGTCCACCTGCGACACGGTCAACCGTTGGGCCGTGGCCGCCGGTTTTCCGCTCTACACCATTGGCCTTTTGTCGGGATTCATCTGGGCCAAGATTACCTGGAACCGTATTTTTTCCTATGATCCCAAGGAGATCATTGCTATTGGCGTCTGGCTGCTTTTCGCCTTCCTGTTCCATCAGCGCCTGTTTATCGGCTGGCGGGGGCGCAAGACCGCGAAACTGGCCATCTGGATCTTCTGCCTGACCCTCGTGTCCTTGCTTGTCATCAACTTTTTTGTGCCAACACACCATAGTTTCGCGCGATATATCGATGGAGCAACAAATATACCTGTTCGGACTCAACCATAA
- a CDS encoding bifunctional precorrin-2 dehydrogenase/sirohydrochlorin ferrochelatase, with translation MRYYPIYVNLQGKRCLVVGAGQVGRRKIATLAACGAAEILVLDMIVPDESCAEALAHPAVVFACRPFTPADLDGRFLVIASTDDEALNWEISRECERRGILCNIVDQPEKCSFIVPALYTQGELTVAISTGGGSPALARKIRQGLGDFLGSEYGALLVLMSNLRPMVLGLGLGSPENSRIFRELVNSSLIETLKRGDAAAAEAVLRDILPAPLHDDASELVSGALVHAGA, from the coding sequence ATGCGGTATTATCCAATTTACGTCAATCTGCAGGGCAAACGGTGCCTTGTGGTGGGCGCGGGCCAGGTCGGCCGGCGCAAGATCGCCACGCTTGCCGCCTGCGGCGCGGCGGAAATCCTCGTCCTCGACATGATCGTCCCGGATGAATCCTGTGCCGAGGCGCTCGCCCATCCGGCCGTGGTTTTCGCCTGCCGGCCATTTACCCCCGCCGACCTCGACGGCCGGTTCCTGGTCATCGCTTCCACGGACGACGAGGCGCTCAATTGGGAAATCAGCCGGGAATGCGAACGCCGGGGCATCTTGTGCAATATCGTGGACCAGCCGGAAAAGTGCAGCTTCATCGTGCCGGCGCTCTATACCCAGGGCGAGCTGACCGTGGCCATTTCCACGGGCGGCGGCTCGCCGGCTCTGGCCCGCAAGATCCGGCAGGGGCTGGGAGATTTTCTTGGTTCGGAATATGGGGCTCTGCTTGTGCTCATGAGCAATCTGCGGCCCATGGTACTGGGACTTGGCCTGGGGAGTCCCGAGAATTCCAGGATTTTTCGTGAACTGGTCAATTCGAGCCTGATCGAGACCCTCAAGCGCGGCGACGCGGCCGCCGCCGAGGCCGTGCTGCGGGACATCCTGCCCGCGCCCCTGCACGACGATGCCAGCGAGCTGGTTTCGGGAGCCCTTGTCCATGCCGGCGCTTAA
- a CDS encoding glycosyltransferase family 9 protein, with protein MARFLVLQLARLGDLVQTRRLLSGLDRAARRTGGEVHLAVDHSLADLAARLYPFAVIHGLPAHGAAGLDALAATGRVLAAGREFAVLAEIGFEKVFCLNFSPLGMAVAAMFPPEVQRGYRQSAGQADKDPLLRLIFRLARDRRGGGINLADIWAHLGDEPVPPETVNPQAAPRGGGIGVALAGRMARRSLPPEVLASVVRTLFRATGAGRVLLFGTASQAGEARALLRKLDPAVRDACRDLTGQTDLQGLAEAVSSLDRLVTPDTGAMHLAAFYGVPVTAFFLSSAWCHETGPYGVGHTVWQAVIPCAPCLESAPCGHGLVCLPPFADPGFARALAGSTKASPPAGLVGMTTGCDALGAVCRPVCGEDPTEAARAAFRAFLTRRLTGVVAEANLGHDLAQSSYLETDWVLPPAGRPLAGEW; from the coding sequence ATGGCGCGCTTTCTCGTTTTGCAACTGGCCCGCCTGGGGGACCTCGTTCAGACCCGGCGGCTGCTGTCGGGACTCGACCGCGCGGCCCGGCGCACCGGCGGGGAAGTGCATCTGGCCGTGGACCATTCCCTGGCCGACCTGGCGGCGCGGCTTTATCCCTTTGCCGTCATCCACGGCCTGCCGGCCCATGGGGCGGCTGGGCTCGACGCCCTGGCCGCGACCGGGCGGGTGCTGGCGGCTGGCCGGGAATTTGCCGTCCTGGCTGAGATCGGCTTCGAGAAGGTCTTCTGCCTCAATTTCTCGCCGCTCGGCATGGCGGTTGCTGCCATGTTTCCTCCCGAGGTCCAGCGCGGCTACCGGCAAAGCGCCGGCCAGGCCGACAAGGACCCGCTGTTGCGCCTTATCTTCCGTCTGGCCCGGGACAGGCGCGGCGGCGGCATCAATCTGGCCGACATCTGGGCCCACCTGGGCGACGAGCCCGTGCCGCCGGAAACGGTCAACCCGCAGGCCGCGCCCCGTGGCGGCGGCATCGGCGTGGCCCTGGCCGGGCGCATGGCCCGCCGGTCGCTTCCCCCCGAGGTGCTGGCATCGGTCGTGCGCACGCTCTTTCGGGCGACGGGAGCCGGGCGGGTGCTGCTTTTCGGCACGGCATCCCAGGCCGGCGAGGCCCGGGCGCTTCTGCGCAAGCTCGACCCCGCCGTGCGGGACGCCTGCCGGGACCTGACCGGCCAAACCGACTTGCAAGGTCTTGCCGAGGCCGTATCTTCCCTCGACCGGCTGGTGACGCCGGACACCGGGGCCATGCATCTGGCCGCTTTTTACGGCGTGCCGGTGACGGCCTTTTTTTTGTCCTCGGCCTGGTGCCATGAAACCGGTCCTTACGGCGTCGGGCACACGGTCTGGCAGGCCGTGATACCGTGCGCCCCCTGTCTGGAATCCGCGCCCTGCGGCCATGGGCTTGTCTGCCTGCCGCCCTTTGCCGACCCGGGGTTCGCCCGGGCCCTGGCCGGATCGACCAAGGCCTCGCCCCCGGCCGGGCTTGTCGGCATGACCACGGGATGCGACGCTCTCGGGGCGGTCTGCCGACCGGTATGCGGCGAGGACCCGACCGAAGCGGCGCGCGCGGCATTTCGCGCCTTTCTCACGCGCCGCCTGACCGGCGTCGTGGCGGAGGCGAACCTGGGCCACGATCTGGCCCAATCCTCGTATCTGGAAACGGACTGGGTGTTGCCGCCGGCGGGCCGGCCCCTGGCCGGGGAGTGGTGA
- a CDS encoding glycosyltransferase: MDFGRALRILIVLPMYGGSLPIGRYCASACAGLGHVVETFESPDFYGAFSALKKLRVTSDRLEYLENSFLQVVSQAVCAKVETFGPDLVLSMAQAPLSRQALKRLRRDGVRTAMWFVEDFRLFTYWEAFAPFYDVFAVIQKEPFPEKLAALGQENALYLPLAADPAVHRPLELSPVDRRLYGAEVSFMGAGYPNRRLAFAELLDFGLGIFGSDWDGDARLAPHVRLEGRRLSTEETVKVFNAATINLNLHSSIGVEKLVTGGDFVNPRTFELAMCGAFQLVDTRALLPELFADDELARFGSLGELKERLNYYLARPEERAALASRARSRALADHTYAARMDTLLAFTAERFPGWPAAKREDAALSGLPPAMREELSALLGELSLPADVSFDDLIWAVRARQGRLSPLETSLLFLDEWRKQYSH, encoded by the coding sequence ATGGATTTCGGGCGGGCGCTGCGCATCCTCATCGTGTTGCCCATGTACGGGGGATCGCTTCCCATCGGGCGGTATTGCGCCTCGGCCTGCGCGGGCCTGGGGCATGTGGTCGAGACCTTCGAGTCCCCGGATTTTTACGGGGCCTTTTCGGCCCTCAAGAAACTGCGGGTGACGTCCGACAGGCTGGAATACTTGGAGAACAGCTTTCTTCAGGTCGTGTCCCAGGCCGTTTGCGCCAAGGTCGAGACCTTCGGCCCGGACCTCGTGTTGTCCATGGCTCAGGCTCCGCTGTCGCGCCAGGCCCTGAAACGCCTGCGCCGCGACGGCGTGCGCACGGCCATGTGGTTTGTCGAGGATTTCCGGCTTTTCACCTACTGGGAGGCCTTCGCGCCATTCTACGACGTCTTTGCCGTGATCCAGAAGGAGCCGTTCCCGGAAAAGCTCGCCGCCCTCGGCCAGGAAAACGCGCTCTACCTGCCCCTGGCCGCCGATCCGGCCGTGCACCGGCCCCTCGAACTTTCCCCCGTGGACAGGCGCCTCTACGGAGCCGAGGTGTCGTTTATGGGCGCGGGCTATCCCAACCGCCGCCTGGCTTTTGCCGAACTGCTCGACTTCGGACTCGGCATCTTCGGGAGCGATTGGGACGGCGACGCGCGGCTGGCCCCCCATGTGCGCCTGGAAGGACGGCGTCTGTCCACCGAGGAGACGGTCAAGGTGTTCAATGCCGCCACGATAAACCTCAACCTGCACTCGAGCATCGGCGTGGAAAAGCTCGTGACCGGGGGCGATTTCGTCAATCCCCGCACCTTCGAACTGGCCATGTGCGGCGCGTTTCAACTCGTCGATACGCGCGCGCTTTTGCCGGAACTTTTCGCCGATGACGAGTTGGCCCGGTTCGGGAGCCTCGGCGAGCTCAAGGAGCGCTTGAACTATTACCTGGCCAGGCCCGAGGAGCGGGCGGCCTTGGCTTCGCGGGCCAGAAGCCGCGCCCTGGCCGACCACACCTACGCGGCCCGCATGGATACGCTGCTCGCCTTCACGGCCGAGCGCTTTCCGGGCTGGCCGGCAGCGAAGCGGGAAGACGCGGCGCTTTCCGGACTGCCGCCTGCGATGCGGGAGGAGTTGTCGGCCCTGCTTGGGGAACTGTCGCTCCCGGCCGACGTGTCCTTCGACGATCTCATCTGGGCCGTGCGCGCCCGCCAGGGACGGCTCTCACCACTCGAGACCTCGCTGCTTTTTCTCGACGAATGGCGCAAGCAGTATAGTCATTAG
- a CDS encoding flagellar hook-basal body complex protein, protein MSAIWTGVSGLLSYSTGIANTGNNLANTNTTGYKSSRMLFADMVSEMAGGTSDGSQIGTGVQVGSVSMTTSVGSLNSASQSMDMAITGERGYFVVNDTQNNKTYYTRDGAFNFNSSGYLTTETGMHVQGWAVDQAAVTAAKRTGTILSEVPTTGNLSDIKIKDYTSPAQATSAVTMVTNLDNQTEAGDLDATDPYFTMFKSYNADNSPPVSNASYSADIKVYDSEGGAHTLTTYYSKVSDENGKEYWEYMVTMPPADDGSSTTSGTSKAGVLMIGTLTFSTQGELENETAFTPSGGDATSLSSWTQAALDSSGEPQLSATFRSVSNASNILSSQTIDFKNGLSSTTASWDANGPASAADIGTLTSANAGFTSSSTKNAATCSTSYATSSYTVSSTQDGYASGELISTSVDENGVVSGTFSNGQTLGLYVVALADFVNPTDLYRDGNNLLSATKESGDARLGRANSGVFDSVSGYTLESSNVDMATEMVNLITLQRAFQSNSKVVTTADEMMQKALEIKR, encoded by the coding sequence ATGAGCGCGATCTGGACAGGCGTGTCGGGCCTTTTGAGCTACAGCACGGGCATCGCCAACACGGGCAACAACCTCGCCAATACCAACACCACGGGCTACAAGTCCTCGCGCATGCTCTTCGCCGACATGGTCAGCGAAATGGCCGGCGGGACCTCCGACGGCAGCCAGATAGGCACAGGTGTACAGGTTGGCAGCGTCTCCATGACCACATCGGTTGGCAGCCTCAACAGCGCCAGCCAATCCATGGATATGGCCATCACCGGGGAGCGCGGCTATTTCGTGGTGAACGACACCCAAAACAACAAGACCTATTATACCCGGGACGGCGCGTTCAACTTCAACTCCAGCGGCTACCTTACGACCGAAACAGGGATGCACGTCCAGGGCTGGGCCGTGGATCAGGCCGCGGTCACGGCGGCCAAGCGCACAGGCACCATTTTGTCCGAAGTACCGACCACCGGAAACCTTTCCGACATCAAGATCAAGGATTACACATCACCGGCCCAGGCTACGAGCGCTGTCACCATGGTCACCAACCTCGACAATCAGACCGAAGCGGGTGACCTTGACGCGACCGATCCCTATTTCACCATGTTCAAGAGCTACAACGCCGACAACAGCCCGCCCGTGTCCAACGCCTCCTACTCGGCCGACATCAAGGTTTACGATTCCGAGGGCGGCGCCCACACCCTCACGACATACTACTCCAAAGTGTCGGACGAAAACGGCAAGGAGTACTGGGAATACATGGTGACGATGCCGCCCGCGGACGATGGCAGCTCCACCACCAGTGGCACGAGCAAGGCCGGCGTGCTCATGATCGGCACGCTCACCTTCTCCACCCAGGGCGAGTTGGAAAACGAAACAGCCTTCACGCCGTCCGGAGGCGACGCCACCAGCCTGTCCTCCTGGACCCAGGCCGCCCTCGACTCGTCAGGCGAGCCGCAACTGAGCGCCACGTTCCGCTCGGTCTCAAACGCCTCCAATATCCTGTCCAGCCAGACCATCGACTTCAAGAACGGCCTGTCCTCCACCACCGCGAGCTGGGACGCCAACGGCCCGGCGAGCGCCGCCGATATCGGCACCCTGACCAGCGCCAATGCGGGCTTCACCAGCTCCAGCACCAAAAACGCCGCCACCTGTTCCACCAGCTACGCCACCTCTTCCTATACCGTTTCCTCCACCCAGGACGGCTATGCCTCGGGCGAGCTCATCAGCACCAGCGTGGATGAAAACGGCGTGGTTTCGGGGACTTTCTCCAACGGGCAGACCCTCGGCCTATACGTCGTGGCCCTGGCGGACTTCGTCAACCCCACCGATCTGTACCGGGACGGCAACAACCTGCTGTCCGCCACCAAGGAATCGGGCGACGCGAGACTGGGACGAGCCAACTCCGGCGTGTTCGACAGCGTCTCGGGCTACACCCTCGAATCGTCCAACGTGGACATGGCCACGGAAATGGTCAACCTCATCACCTTGCAACGCGCCTTCCAGTCCAATTCCAAGGTGGTGACCACGGCCGACGAAATGATGCAAAAGGCCCTGGAAATTAAGCGGTAA